From Eleftheria terrae, the proteins below share one genomic window:
- a CDS encoding DUF1338 domain-containing protein, translated as MADTGLSRLVSDLLGPAGASLAFAQLTIAPALLRPPADTLSRAELAQALNMALFVDLLKRVPVGAAYVAELQAAGYKVVFDHGALRTVAWDCGSLPAGEAAIARVLRPLGFEPAATYPLPRLRMTGRAWRHQDVPQDIAQFFVSELHPERFSAPFQAAVSRVVGASRDPLSPGDLGLLQRLQQEGSLPWAEARALLPRLLRCFGRQHELFALDDYHLLLAESAEMAWISTEGNAFNHATDRVADLEALARAQRERGRPLKDSIEVSATGRVRQTAFRAAEVEREFLTPAGVVRLGVPGSFYEFIERHPLPAEPASGQPPGLDLAFDAANATGIFQMTRKEAALA; from the coding sequence ATGGCCGACACCGGCTTGTCCCGCCTCGTCTCCGACCTCCTCGGCCCGGCCGGCGCCTCGCTCGCCTTTGCGCAGCTGACCATCGCACCCGCGCTGCTGCGGCCGCCCGCCGACACGCTCAGCCGGGCCGAGCTCGCGCAGGCGCTCAACATGGCGCTGTTCGTCGACCTGCTCAAGCGTGTGCCGGTCGGCGCGGCCTATGTCGCCGAGCTGCAGGCGGCCGGCTACAAGGTGGTGTTCGACCATGGCGCGCTGCGCACGGTGGCCTGGGACTGTGGCAGCCTGCCCGCGGGCGAGGCGGCCATCGCCCGGGTGCTGCGCCCGCTCGGCTTCGAGCCGGCCGCCACCTATCCACTGCCGCGCCTGCGCATGACCGGTCGCGCCTGGCGGCACCAGGACGTGCCGCAGGACATCGCGCAGTTCTTCGTCTCCGAACTGCACCCGGAACGGTTTTCGGCGCCCTTCCAGGCGGCGGTCAGCCGGGTGGTCGGGGCCTCCCGCGATCCTCTCTCGCCGGGCGACCTCGGCTTGCTGCAACGCCTGCAGCAGGAGGGCAGCCTGCCCTGGGCAGAAGCGCGTGCGCTGCTGCCACGCCTGCTGCGCTGCTTTGGCCGCCAGCATGAGCTGTTCGCGCTGGACGACTACCACCTCCTGCTGGCCGAGTCGGCCGAGATGGCCTGGATCTCGACCGAGGGCAATGCCTTCAACCATGCCACGGACCGCGTCGCCGACCTCGAAGCCTTGGCGCGCGCCCAGCGCGAGCGGGGCCGGCCGCTGAAGGACAGCATCGAGGTGTCGGCCACCGGCCGTGTCCGCCAGACCGCCTTCCGCGCCGCCGAGGTGGAGCGCGAGTTCCTCACACCCGCGGGCGTGGTGCGCCTGGGCGTGCCCGGCTCGTTCTACGAGTTCATCGAGCGCCATCCCCTGCCCGCCGAGCCGGCCAGCGGCCAGCCACCGGGCCTGGACCTGGCCTTCGACGCCGCCAATGCGACCGGCATCTTCCAGATGACACGCAAGGAAGCGGCCCTGGCCTGA
- a CDS encoding ATP-dependent DNA helicase — protein MQYVIAVRALCEFTAKQGDLDLRFTPSPSAQEGVAGHGVVAGRRGPGYQAELALAGDYRHLTVRGRADGWDPGRGVLEEIKTHRGDLARQPANHRLLHWAQLKVYGALLCRQLGLAELQLALVYFDIGTQRETVLAEQHSAEALQAFFEDQCERFLQWADQELAHRARRDAALAALRFPHADFRPGQRELAEAVYRGAGTGRCVVAQAPTGIGKTVGTLFPLLKACPGQALDKIYFLTAKTPGRQLALDALHLLGSGPGGLPLRVLELVARDKACEHPDKACHGDACPLAQGFYDRLPAARSTAVACGRLDKAGLRAVAQAHRVCPYYLGQELARWSDVVVGDYNHFYDSSALLHSLAQANQWRVAVLVDEAHNLVERARRMYSAQLHKAGFDAVRAAAPAALKPAFDRLNRAWNAIHKDQAAPYLAHPAIPERWREALDRALAAMTEHLAESAASPDARLQDFYFAALQFSRLAETFDTHSIFDVTLDEAARARRRQSVLAVRNVVPAPFLKPRLASARSTALFSATLQPSAYYRDMLGLPEDTAWVEVASPFRAEQLEVWIADHISTRYADRARSLPAIVALMAAQYAAQPGNYLAFFSSFDYMRQAAAALREQHPALPVWEQSSGMDEAAREQFLARFTPEGCGIAFAVLGGAFAEGVDLPGKRLVGAFVATLGLPQVNVVNEQVKRCIDERLGAGQDYTYLYPGLQKVVQAAGRVIRTTEDRGVVYLMDDRFAQPRVQRLLPSWWAVRRISRRLQPAVLADQA, from the coding sequence ATGCAGTACGTCATCGCGGTCCGCGCCTTGTGCGAGTTCACCGCCAAGCAGGGCGACCTCGACCTGCGCTTCACGCCTTCGCCTTCGGCGCAGGAAGGGGTGGCGGGCCATGGCGTGGTGGCGGGCCGGCGCGGCCCGGGCTACCAGGCCGAGCTGGCCCTGGCCGGCGACTACCGCCACCTGACGGTGCGCGGCCGCGCCGACGGTTGGGACCCCGGCCGCGGCGTGCTGGAGGAAATCAAGACCCACCGCGGCGACCTGGCCCGCCAGCCGGCCAACCACCGGCTGCTGCACTGGGCGCAGCTCAAGGTCTATGGCGCGCTGCTGTGCCGCCAGCTGGGCCTGGCCGAGTTGCAGCTCGCGCTGGTGTACTTCGACATCGGTACCCAGCGCGAGACCGTGCTGGCTGAGCAGCACAGCGCCGAGGCACTGCAGGCCTTCTTCGAGGATCAGTGCGAGCGTTTCCTGCAATGGGCCGACCAGGAGCTGGCCCATCGCGCACGGCGCGACGCGGCCCTGGCGGCGTTGCGCTTTCCACATGCCGACTTCCGCCCCGGGCAGCGCGAGCTGGCCGAAGCGGTGTACCGCGGCGCCGGCACCGGGCGCTGCGTGGTGGCCCAGGCGCCGACCGGCATCGGCAAGACGGTGGGCACGCTGTTTCCGCTGCTCAAGGCCTGCCCCGGGCAGGCGCTGGACAAGATCTACTTCCTCACCGCCAAGACGCCTGGCCGGCAGCTGGCCCTGGATGCGCTGCACCTGCTGGGCAGCGGGCCGGGCGGCCTGCCGCTGCGGGTGCTGGAGCTGGTCGCGCGCGACAAGGCGTGCGAGCACCCCGACAAGGCCTGCCATGGCGACGCCTGCCCGCTGGCCCAGGGCTTCTATGACCGGCTGCCGGCGGCGCGCAGCACCGCCGTGGCGTGCGGCAGGCTGGACAAGGCCGGCCTGCGCGCGGTGGCCCAGGCGCACCGCGTCTGCCCCTACTACCTGGGGCAGGAGCTGGCCCGCTGGAGCGACGTGGTGGTGGGCGACTACAACCACTTCTACGATTCCAGTGCGCTGCTGCACAGCCTGGCCCAGGCCAACCAGTGGCGGGTGGCGGTGCTGGTGGACGAGGCGCACAACCTGGTGGAGCGCGCCCGCCGCATGTACAGCGCCCAGCTCCACAAGGCCGGCTTCGATGCGGTGCGTGCCGCGGCGCCCGCGGCGCTGAAGCCGGCGTTCGACCGGCTGAATCGGGCCTGGAATGCCATCCACAAGGACCAGGCGGCGCCCTACCTGGCGCACCCGGCGATTCCCGAGCGCTGGCGCGAGGCGCTGGACCGGGCGCTCGCCGCCATGACCGAGCACCTGGCCGAGTCGGCCGCCAGCCCCGATGCCAGGCTGCAGGACTTCTACTTCGCCGCGTTGCAGTTCAGCCGGCTGGCCGAGACGTTCGATACGCATTCGATCTTCGACGTGACGCTGGACGAGGCGGCCCGGGCGCGCCGGCGCCAGTCGGTGCTGGCGGTGCGCAATGTGGTGCCGGCGCCCTTTCTGAAGCCGCGGCTGGCCAGTGCACGCTCCACCGCCCTGTTCTCGGCGACGCTGCAGCCGTCGGCCTACTACCGGGACATGCTCGGCCTGCCGGAGGACACCGCCTGGGTGGAGGTGGCGTCGCCTTTCCGGGCCGAGCAGCTGGAGGTGTGGATCGCCGACCACATCTCGACCCGCTATGCCGATCGCGCCCGCTCGTTGCCGGCCATCGTCGCCTTGATGGCTGCGCAGTATGCCGCTCAGCCAGGCAACTACCTGGCCTTCTTCAGCAGCTTTGACTACATGCGCCAGGCGGCCGCTGCATTGCGCGAGCAGCACCCCGCGCTGCCGGTGTGGGAGCAGTCGTCCGGCATGGACGAAGCGGCGCGGGAGCAGTTCCTGGCTCGCTTCACACCAGAGGGCTGCGGCATCGCCTTCGCGGTGCTCGGCGGTGCCTTTGCCGAAGGGGTGGATCTGCCGGGCAAGCGGCTGGTGGGGGCCTTCGTGGCAACACTCGGGCTGCCGCAGGTCAATGTCGTCAACGAACAGGTGAAGCGCTGCATCGACGAGCGCCTGGGTGCGGGCCAGGACTACACCTACCTCTATCCGGGGCTGCAAAAGGTGGTGCAGGCGGCCGGCCGCGTCATTCGCACCACCGAGGACCGGGGGGTGGTCTACCTGATGGACGACCGCTTCGCCCAGCCCCGCGTGCAGCGGTTGCTGCCGTCGTGGTGGGCCGTGCGGCGCATCTCGCGGCGGCTCCAGCCGGCGGTGCTGGCCGACCAAGCATGA
- a CDS encoding phospholipase D-like domain-containing protein: MADHWFDALRPDGPGLLTGVLLLAVVLLVLFIWSIKRHRDPRLAVDCDAPMAQLIDSLAGLTHGPIIGGNAVEVFENGAFFEALFETIAAARHSVHFETFLWKDGVLARRLVDALVERRRAGVEVRVLVDARGGRKMGKAAQRRLCDAGCKFEMHHPSHIRNIGVFNERDHRKLVVVDGQVALLGGHCIVDQWLGEAQDRDHFRDIGVRIRGPAVRTLQYAFSENWIEETGELFVGEAVFPPLPDAGNVAVHVACVKPEGSPPAVKILHHLVICLARQRLWIQNPYFLPDAEAIEAFGRAVARGVDVRIMVPAAEASDMPLVQHAAHRNFGKLLDAGVRIFEYQTTLLHQKVLTVDGVWCAIGSSNFDDRSLETNDEITIGLHDAALARHFEAVFERDARHCVELDAASWARRGRWHQLKDKALFMFNELM, from the coding sequence ATGGCCGACCACTGGTTCGACGCGCTGCGGCCCGACGGCCCCGGCCTGCTCACCGGGGTGCTGCTGCTGGCAGTGGTGCTGCTGGTGCTGTTCATCTGGTCCATCAAGCGGCACCGCGACCCGCGCCTGGCGGTGGACTGCGACGCCCCCATGGCGCAACTCATCGACTCGCTGGCCGGCCTCACCCACGGGCCCATCATCGGCGGCAACGCAGTCGAGGTGTTCGAGAACGGCGCCTTCTTCGAGGCCTTGTTCGAGACCATCGCCGCGGCCCGCCACTCGGTGCACTTCGAGACCTTCCTGTGGAAGGACGGGGTGCTCGCCCGGCGCCTGGTCGACGCGCTCGTCGAGCGGCGCCGCGCCGGGGTGGAGGTGCGGGTGCTGGTCGATGCCCGCGGCGGACGCAAGATGGGCAAGGCCGCCCAGCGCCGGCTGTGCGACGCCGGCTGCAAGTTCGAGATGCACCACCCGAGCCACATCCGCAACATCGGCGTGTTCAACGAACGCGACCATCGCAAGCTGGTGGTGGTCGACGGGCAGGTGGCCTTGCTGGGCGGGCATTGCATCGTCGACCAGTGGCTTGGCGAGGCGCAGGACCGCGACCACTTCCGCGACATCGGGGTGCGCATCCGGGGGCCGGCCGTGCGCACGCTGCAGTACGCCTTCAGCGAGAACTGGATCGAGGAGACCGGCGAGCTGTTTGTCGGCGAGGCGGTCTTTCCGCCACTGCCGGACGCCGGCAACGTCGCCGTGCACGTGGCCTGCGTCAAACCCGAAGGCTCGCCGCCGGCAGTGAAGATCCTGCACCACCTGGTGATCTGCCTGGCACGGCAGCGGCTATGGATCCAGAACCCCTATTTCCTGCCGGACGCGGAAGCCATCGAGGCCTTCGGCCGCGCAGTGGCCCGCGGCGTGGACGTGCGCATCATGGTGCCCGCGGCCGAAGCGTCCGACATGCCGCTGGTGCAGCATGCCGCCCACCGCAACTTCGGCAAGCTGCTGGATGCCGGCGTGCGCATCTTCGAATACCAGACCACCCTGCTGCACCAGAAGGTGCTGACGGTGGACGGCGTCTGGTGCGCCATTGGCTCCAGCAACTTCGACGACCGCTCGCTCGAGACCAACGACGAGATCACCATCGGCCTGCATGATGCTGCACTGGCCCGGCACTTCGAGGCCGTCTTCGAGCGCGACGCCCGGCACTGCGTCGAGCTCGACGCTGCCAGCTGGGCCCGGCGCGGGCGGTGGCACCAGCTGAAGGACAAGGCCTTGTTCATGTTCAATGAATTGATGTGA
- the amaB gene encoding L-piperidine-6-carboxylate dehydrogenase → MKHAHELLQALGVPAAALAGGTLPVRSPIDGSALAQVHESTPEQMHAAIERAHTAFSAWRQVPAPRRGELVRLLGEELRRHKAELGRLVSIEVGKIASEGEGEVQEMIDICDFAVGLSRQLHGLTIASERPGHRMMEQWHPLGVVGIISAFNFPVAVWSWNAALALVCGDPVIWKPSEKTPLTALATQALLERALQRFGADAPEGLSQVLIGRAALGEVLADHPKVALLSATGSTRMGRAVAPRVAARFGRCLLELGGNNAIIVSASADLELAVRGIVFGAYGTAGQRCTTTRRVIVHESVHDELVQRLERVRTQLRIGDPLEAGTLVGPLVDRAAFEAMQHALERARAEGGEVSGGARALADRHPDAWYAEPALVRMPAQTAVVREETFAPILYVLRYREFDEALALQNDVPQGLSSAIFTNDLREAETFLSARGSDCGIANVNIGTSGAEIGGAFGGDKDSGGGRESGSDAWRAYMRRATNTVNYSRALPLAQGVRFDV, encoded by the coding sequence ATGAAACACGCACACGAGCTACTCCAGGCCCTCGGCGTTCCCGCCGCGGCCCTCGCCGGCGGCACGCTGCCGGTGCGCTCCCCCATCGACGGCTCGGCCCTGGCCCAGGTGCACGAGTCCACCCCTGAGCAGATGCACGCCGCCATCGAGCGCGCCCACACCGCCTTCAGCGCCTGGCGCCAGGTGCCGGCGCCGCGGCGCGGCGAGCTGGTGCGCCTGCTGGGCGAGGAACTGCGCCGCCACAAGGCCGAGCTGGGCCGGCTGGTCTCGATCGAGGTCGGCAAGATCGCCAGCGAGGGTGAAGGCGAAGTGCAGGAGATGATCGACATCTGCGACTTCGCGGTCGGCCTGTCGCGCCAGCTGCACGGCCTCACCATTGCCTCCGAGCGGCCGGGCCACCGGATGATGGAGCAATGGCATCCGCTGGGCGTCGTCGGCATCATCAGTGCCTTCAACTTCCCCGTCGCGGTGTGGTCGTGGAATGCAGCGCTCGCGCTGGTCTGCGGCGACCCGGTGATCTGGAAGCCGTCGGAGAAGACACCGCTGACCGCGCTGGCCACGCAGGCCCTGCTGGAGCGCGCGCTGCAACGCTTCGGTGCCGACGCGCCCGAGGGCCTGTCGCAGGTGCTGATCGGCCGCGCCGCACTCGGCGAAGTGCTGGCCGACCATCCCAAGGTGGCGCTGCTCTCGGCCACCGGCAGCACCCGCATGGGCCGGGCGGTGGCGCCCCGCGTGGCGGCGCGCTTCGGCCGCTGCCTGCTGGAGCTGGGTGGCAACAACGCCATCATCGTGAGCGCTTCGGCCGACCTGGAGCTGGCGGTGCGCGGCATCGTCTTCGGCGCCTACGGCACGGCCGGCCAGCGCTGCACCACCACCCGCCGCGTCATCGTGCACGAGAGCGTGCATGACGAGCTGGTGCAGCGCCTGGAGCGCGTGCGCACCCAGCTGCGCATCGGCGACCCGCTCGAAGCCGGCACCCTGGTGGGCCCGCTGGTGGACCGTGCCGCCTTCGAGGCCATGCAGCACGCCCTGGAACGCGCCCGCGCCGAGGGCGGCGAGGTCAGCGGCGGCGCCCGTGCTCTGGCCGACCGCCATCCCGACGCCTGGTATGCCGAGCCGGCGCTGGTGCGCATGCCGGCCCAGACCGCGGTGGTGCGCGAGGAAACCTTCGCCCCCATCCTCTACGTGCTGCGCTACCGCGAGTTCGACGAGGCGCTGGCGCTGCAGAACGACGTGCCGCAGGGCCTGTCCTCGGCCATCTTCACCAACGACCTGCGCGAGGCCGAGACCTTCCTCTCGGCGCGCGGCTCGGACTGCGGCATCGCCAACGTCAACATCGGCACCTCGGGGGCCGAGATCGGCGGCGCCTTCGGCGGCGACAAGGACAGCGGCGGTGGCCGCGAGTCCGGCTCCGATGCCTGGCGTGCCTACATGCGCCGGGCCACCAACACGGTGAACTACTCGCGCGCACTGCCCCTGGCCCAGGGCGTCAGGTTCGACGTCTGA
- a CDS encoding APH(3') family aminoglycoside O-phosphotransferase, translating into MSNLPLLDAELPPSWPALCAGYRWTAVATGCSSAEVFRLDAANRPALYAKREPIEGHAELADEALRLRWLQARGLPAPQVVEAGPHAGHAWLLMTALPGCSLAEAGLPPQQQVEILAQALLALHRQDAASCPFDMRLSRRIEDASRRVDSGQVDEDDFDDAHLGKSARALHAELLARRPAAEDLVVVHGDATPDNLMVDGGRFAGFIDCARLGVADRYQDLAIAHREIVSDFGDAWGRRFLAAYGLPVGDEHKLAYYRLLDEFF; encoded by the coding sequence ATGTCGAACCTGCCCCTGCTTGATGCCGAACTTCCCCCCTCCTGGCCTGCTCTGTGCGCCGGTTACCGCTGGACGGCGGTCGCCACCGGCTGTTCCTCGGCCGAGGTGTTCCGCCTCGACGCCGCAAACCGCCCGGCGCTCTATGCCAAGCGCGAGCCGATCGAGGGTCATGCCGAACTGGCCGACGAGGCGCTCCGCCTGCGCTGGCTGCAGGCCCGGGGTCTGCCGGCGCCCCAGGTGGTCGAGGCCGGCCCGCATGCGGGCCATGCCTGGCTGCTGATGACGGCCCTGCCCGGCTGCTCGCTGGCCGAGGCCGGGCTGCCGCCGCAGCAGCAGGTGGAGATCCTGGCGCAGGCGCTGCTGGCCCTGCATCGGCAGGACGCGGCCAGCTGCCCCTTCGACATGCGGCTGTCGCGGCGCATCGAGGATGCGTCGCGCCGCGTCGACAGCGGCCAGGTCGACGAGGACGACTTCGACGACGCCCACCTGGGCAAGAGCGCCCGCGCCCTGCATGCCGAGCTGCTGGCACGCCGGCCGGCGGCCGAAGACCTGGTGGTCGTGCATGGCGATGCGACGCCCGACAACCTGATGGTGGACGGCGGCCGCTTCGCCGGCTTCATCGACTGCGCCCGCCTGGGGGTGGCCGACCGCTACCAGGACCTGGCCATCGCCCACCGCGAGATCGTTTCCGACTTCGGCGACGCCTGGGGCCGGCGTTTCCTGGCAGCGTATGGCCTGCCGGTGGGCGACGAGCACAAGCTCGCCTACTACCGGCTGCTGGACGAGTTCTTCTGA
- a CDS encoding cupin domain-containing protein → MSDAGVTAAPLPSSRASDLIRLLHLQPHPEGGHYREVHRSPATVQPDDGRPPRSALTTIDFLLAAGQRSAWHRVVSDEVWHLLEGGPLRLWLLTPALDRVHSVELAPASAAGMPRQVVPAGWWQAAEPLGEFAYVGATVGPGFDFADFSFLRDDAPAVEALGRLQPDLLRLLR, encoded by the coding sequence ATGAGTGATGCTGGTGTGACCGCTGCGCCGCTGCCTTCGTCGCGGGCCAGCGACCTGATCCGGCTGCTGCACCTGCAGCCGCACCCGGAAGGCGGGCACTACCGGGAGGTGCATCGGTCGCCGGCGACCGTGCAGCCCGACGATGGCCGCCCGCCTCGTTCAGCGCTCACGACCATCGACTTCCTGCTGGCCGCGGGCCAGCGCTCGGCCTGGCACCGGGTGGTGTCCGACGAGGTGTGGCACCTGCTCGAAGGCGGGCCGCTGCGGCTGTGGCTGCTGACGCCGGCGCTCGACCGCGTCCATTCGGTGGAACTGGCGCCGGCCAGTGCGGCTGGCATGCCGCGCCAGGTGGTGCCGGCGGGCTGGTGGCAGGCGGCGGAGCCCCTGGGCGAATTCGCCTACGTCGGCGCCACGGTCGGACCGGGCTTCGACTTCGCCGACTTCTCCTTCCTGCGCGACGACGCGCCCGCGGTGGAGGCGCTCGGCCGCTTGCAGCCCGACCTGTTGCGGCTGCTGCGCTAG
- a CDS encoding Lrp/AsnC family transcriptional regulator translates to MPKSPAAPPAPLPVAKDQLDRDLLALLQANARESTANLARKLGVARTTVLARLSRLEREGVIVGYTVRLGQDLADRSVHAYVGITTEPKSGRDVTRRLARLPELRQLCSVSGEFDYIAQLRADSMSRLDALLDEIGEIDGVTKTTTSVVLAVRTDRTA, encoded by the coding sequence ATGCCCAAGTCACCCGCTGCGCCGCCCGCGCCCTTGCCTGTGGCCAAGGACCAGCTCGACCGCGACCTGCTGGCCCTGTTGCAGGCCAACGCGCGCGAGAGCACCGCCAACCTGGCCCGCAAGCTCGGCGTGGCCCGCACCACGGTGCTGGCCCGGCTGTCGCGGCTGGAGCGCGAGGGGGTGATCGTCGGCTACACGGTGCGCCTGGGCCAGGACCTGGCCGACCGCTCGGTGCATGCCTATGTGGGCATCACCACCGAACCGAAGTCCGGCCGGGACGTGACCCGTCGCCTGGCCCGGCTGCCGGAGCTGCGCCAGCTGTGCTCGGTGAGCGGGGAGTTCGACTACATCGCGCAGCTGCGGGCCGATTCGATGTCGCGGCTGGATGCCTTGCTGGACGAGATTGGCGAAATCGACGGCGTGACGAAAACCACCACCTCGGTGGTGCTGGCCGTGCGCACTGACCGCACGGCGTAG
- a CDS encoding saccharopine dehydrogenase family protein has product MRVVLLGAGHIGQTIARLLSESGDYQVTVVDKSEPALAKLAALNVATQVADTADARQLLAAMRGHDAVINALPYHLAITAATQAREAGCHYFDLTEDVAATREIKRLAEGASTAFMPQCGLAPGFVGIVAHHLASQFETLHDVKMRVGALPAFPTNSLKYNLTWSVDGLINEYCHPCEAIRDRRRLELLPLEGMEHFSLDGVEYEAFNTSGGLGTLCETLEGRVRTLDYKSVRYPGHRDLMKMLLEELQLKDEQETLKDILRKSVPSTMQDVVLVFVTVSGLRNGSLVQEVFARKIFADRTEGAALSAIQITTAAGICAAVDLFREGKLPRTGFIRQEQVALPDFLANRFGCAYQQSRHVESIA; this is encoded by the coding sequence ATGCGAGTGGTTCTTCTCGGTGCCGGCCACATCGGCCAGACCATTGCCCGCCTGTTGAGCGAGAGCGGCGACTACCAGGTGACGGTGGTCGACAAGAGCGAGCCGGCCCTGGCCAAGCTGGCCGCCCTCAACGTCGCCACCCAGGTGGCCGACACTGCCGATGCCCGCCAGCTGCTGGCCGCCATGCGGGGCCACGATGCCGTCATCAACGCCCTGCCCTACCACCTGGCCATCACCGCGGCGACGCAGGCCCGTGAAGCCGGCTGCCACTACTTCGACCTGACCGAGGACGTGGCCGCCACCCGCGAGATCAAGCGCCTGGCCGAAGGCGCCAGCACCGCCTTCATGCCGCAGTGCGGCCTGGCGCCGGGCTTCGTCGGCATCGTCGCGCACCACCTGGCCAGCCAGTTCGAGACGCTGCACGACGTCAAGATGCGCGTCGGTGCGCTGCCGGCCTTCCCGACCAACTCGCTGAAGTACAACCTCACCTGGAGCGTGGACGGACTCATCAACGAGTACTGCCACCCCTGTGAAGCCATCCGCGACCGCCGCCGCCTGGAGCTGCTGCCGCTGGAAGGCATGGAGCATTTCTCGCTCGACGGCGTCGAGTACGAGGCCTTCAACACCTCCGGCGGCCTTGGCACGCTGTGCGAGACGCTGGAAGGCCGCGTGCGCACGCTGGACTACAAGTCGGTGCGCTACCCCGGCCACCGCGACCTGATGAAGATGCTGCTCGAAGAGCTGCAGCTCAAGGATGAGCAGGAGACCTTGAAGGACATCCTGCGCAAGTCGGTGCCGAGCACCATGCAGGACGTGGTGCTGGTCTTCGTCACGGTGAGCGGCCTGCGCAACGGCTCGCTGGTGCAGGAGGTGTTCGCGCGCAAGATCTTCGCCGACCGCACCGAAGGCGCCGCACTGTCGGCCATCCAGATCACCACCGCCGCCGGCATCTGTGCCGCGGTCGACCTGTTCCGCGAAGGCAAGCTGCCACGCACCGGCTTCATCCGCCAGGAACAAGTGGCCCTGCCCGACTTCCTGGCCAACCGCTTCGGCTGCGCCTACCAGCAGTCGCGCCATGTAGAGTCGATCGCCTGA
- a CDS encoding DUF3597 domain-containing protein produces MSLLKDILKKIFPAAHAAPTPVPAQATPAPSPAAAVPAPSPAQGSPAPAPAQAASPASPPGAAATPGVMPAAASAPVDVAAILDAMNGRSTEKLNWRTSIVDLLKLLQLDSSLAARKALAEELHYSGDTGDSATMNIWLHKQVMKKLADNGGQVPADLKD; encoded by the coding sequence ATGAGTCTGCTCAAGGACATCCTCAAGAAGATCTTCCCGGCCGCGCATGCGGCGCCCACCCCCGTGCCGGCCCAGGCGACCCCGGCGCCCTCGCCGGCCGCGGCGGTGCCTGCCCCCTCCCCCGCACAGGGCTCGCCCGCGCCGGCGCCTGCCCAGGCGGCCAGTCCCGCCAGCCCGCCCGGCGCGGCTGCCACGCCGGGCGTGATGCCGGCCGCAGCGAGCGCACCGGTGGATGTCGCGGCCATCCTCGACGCCATGAACGGCAGAAGCACCGAGAAGCTGAACTGGCGCACCTCCATCGTTGACCTGCTGAAGCTGCTCCAGCTCGACAGCAGCCTGGCAGCCCGCAAGGCGCTGGCGGAGGAACTCCACTACAGCGGCGACACCGGCGACTCCGCCACGATGAACATCTGGCTGCACAAGCAGGTGATGAAGAAGCTGGCGGACAACGGCGGCCAGGTGCCGGCCGACCTGAAGGACTGA
- a CDS encoding metalloregulator ArsR/SmtB family transcription factor yields MNIDSVFAALASTPRRKILALLSATSLTAGEIAARFDMTKPSLSKHLKVLEHAGLVRSEKKGQFVHYSLADDNLLGTLHNYLATFCPVGGPLKKESAALAKARAGQPAGDA; encoded by the coding sequence ATGAACATCGACAGTGTTTTCGCCGCCCTGGCCTCCACCCCGCGCCGCAAGATCCTGGCCCTGCTGTCGGCCACCTCGCTGACGGCCGGCGAAATCGCCGCGCGGTTCGACATGACCAAGCCCTCGCTCAGCAAGCACTTGAAGGTGCTCGAGCATGCGGGGCTGGTGCGCAGCGAGAAGAAGGGCCAGTTCGTGCATTACAGCCTGGCCGACGACAACCTGCTCGGCACCCTGCATAACTACCTTGCCACCTTCTGCCCGGTGGGCGGGCCGCTGAAGAAGGAAAGCGCGGCGCTCGCCAAGGCACGTGCCGGTCAGCCGGCAGGGGACGCCTGA